One Ictalurus furcatus strain D&B chromosome 25, Billie_1.0, whole genome shotgun sequence DNA window includes the following coding sequences:
- the mideasa gene encoding mitotic deacetylase associated SANT domain protein a isoform X2 — protein MSLSPHQRGNVSNLGKQSIEGIEELAQHSGEVFYNAGGVPLEQTNSGAGGRTDPGFDLQNSAIFKPEKGYQLWGNFQQSGPVKWVSQEPVHSSTWFPGLPNSTKVPQNFGPSLSGMEDARGHQALPKANHDMDTLQQEKMSAGSSVPYSEPTQALVPGMEWDSHTMAAMHHSQFQAHQQGHKPGDPQYQPHTMRHSMPDSTLQPFQVAFGPNKQLQTSGFFQAFPGNSAPQNLGYSEPQKSQQQLFLLRQQQQMQQMLHQQQQQQQQQQQQQQQQRLLQIQQQYHHQQKMPEQLQQMQQQDQLHQLQNMLQPESCVTQPVQQDQRLARPPKQPDNSQVKAGPCTLPQQRQDPSPQSPMNKDPDLAQALQENQETKGKAEGEALPRRSRRLSKDGISPPGNPPAKEPARNGGVAGVPGPSVGVIHSTQRRRRTSKEINLETLAQKASEMEFLPAKHEEGMYSRQTGMPPLVIPVSVPVRRNQVPIEQTGSWTREQRLPPESTQQSEHKPSVIVTRRRSLRASDSFKQEDAEEDGRSPDKIKRRPRPEPLVIPPPRPCTFIVPSVYSSISPFQSHLRSPIRLLDNPLSLPPYTPPPILSPVREGSGLYFSTFLSSIAAGSQGLPPLPTPKTSSRSLLRSSSSDITPPMLPLIGEATPVSLEPRINIGCHYQAEIPELQEHSLVEQDQHKATLVWLPLPQVESSPSQDETVDNLMNLACSSVLYGGGTNVELMHHCLHENGGDVMKTLEVLLLKKPIFPKDHHLASYHYAGSDCWTVDEKRYFNKGISAYRKDFFLVQKVVQSKTLAQCVEFYYTYKKQVKVGRSGMLIYGAPDPEERVPEIPQIKQEQPEAGEESKHKVEHEDTGAVHLRNVTKTLQEGKVLVLSNPKVVSLEEVTAMRQETRTPRFFAPKPRESAGRRSAPSNAPKSQGEPEGIFPCKKCTRVFYKVKSRSAHMKSHAEQEKKAAAQRQREEEERLAAMARLRAAETERFEDDSEPEEYMIEPENERDDDWR, from the exons ATGAGCCTCTCTCCTCATCAGAGAGGGAACGTTAGTAATCTGGGCAAGCAGAGTATTGAAGGCATCGAGGAACTGGCGCAGCATTCAGGCGAGGTCTTCTACAACGCCGGCGGTGTGCCGTTGGAGCAGACGAACAGCGGTGCCGGAGGAAGGACCGACCCCGGATTTGATCTCCAAAACTCGGCTATTTTTAAACCTGAGAAAGGCTATCAACTTTGGGGTAATTTTCAGCAATCAGGTCCAGTGAAATGGGTGTCTCAAGAGCCAGTGCACTCCTCCACTTGGTTTCCAGGCCTACCAAATTCAACTAAAGTGCCCCAGAACTTTGGACCTTCTCTGAGTGGAATGGAGGATGCACGAGGACATCAAGCTTTACCCAAGGCCAATCACGATATGGACACCTTGCAGCAAGAGAAAATGTCTGCAGGCTCCTCTGTGCCCTACTCCGAACCAACGCAAGCTCTAGTACCCGGAATGGAATGGGACTCTCATACCATGGCAGCCATGCATCATTCCCAGTTCCAGGCTCACCAGCAGGGCCACAAACCAGGAGACCCACAGTACCAGCCTCACACCATGCGCCACTCCATGCCCGACTCTACTCTACAACCCTTTCAGGTGGCGTTTGGACCCAACAAGCAACTTCAGACCTCAGGATTCTTTCAGGCTTTTCCAGGAAACAGTGCACCACAGAATTTGGGTTACAGCGAACCACAAAAatcacagcagcagctctttCTTTTACGACAGCAGCAGCAAATGCAGCAAATGTTGcaccagcaacaacaacaacaacaacaacaacaacaacaacagcaacaacaacgaCTGCTCCAAATTCAACAGCAATACCACCATCAGCAGAAAATGCCGGAACAGCTGCAGCAGATGCAGCAGCAGGATCAACTGCACCAGCTGCAAAACATGCTGCAACCAGAATCATGTGTTACGCAACCAGTTCAGCAAGACCAACGACTGGCCAGACCACCCAAGCAACCGGACAACAGTCAGGTCAAAGCAGGGCCTTGTACGTTGCCTCAACAAAGACAGGACCCAAGTCCGCAGTCACCAATGAACAAAGATCCAGATCTTGCTCAAGCACTTCAGGAGAATCAAGAAACCAAAGGCAAAGCCGAAGGCGAAGCTCTCCCTCGGCGCTCCAGAAGACTCTCAAAAGACGGCATCTCCCCTCCAGGCAACCCGCCAGCCAAGGAACCGGCCCGTAACGGAGGCGTCGCCGGTGTTCCGGGACCTTCAGTAGGGGTTATCCATAGCAcacagagaaggaggaggacGTCCAAAGAGATCAACCTCGAGACTCTGGCGCAGAAGGCTTCGGAGATGGAGTTTTTGCCTGCAAAG CATGAGGAGGGCATGTATAGCAGACAGACAGGGATGCCTCCTCTGGTGATCCCCGTGTCTGTACCTGTTCGGAGGAATCAGGTCCCGATAGAGCAGACAGGCAGCTGGACGCGTGAGCAGAGGCTTCCTCCAGAAAGTACGCAACAGTCCGAGCACAAGCCCTCTGTTATCGTGACACGCCGCCGCTCATTAAGGGCCTCTGACAGTTTCAAGCAG GAGGACGCGGAGGAGGACGGAAGATCCCCGGACAAGATAAAGCGCCGCCCGCGACCTGAGCCCCTGGTCATCCCTCCGCCCAGACCGTGCACGTTCATCGTCCCTTCCGTCTACTCCAGCATCTCGCCCTTCCAGAGCCACCTGCGCTCCCCTATACGCCTGCTGGACAACCCTCTGTCTCTGCCACCGTACACTCCTCCTCCCATCCTGTCACCTGTGCGCGAGGGCTCGGGACTTTACTTCTCCACCTTCCTGTCCTCAATAGCAGCGGGAAGTCAGGGCTTGCCTCCACTGCCAACACCCAAAACCTCCTCCAGGAGCCTCCTGCGCTCAA GCAGTTCTGACATTACTCCTCCGATGCTCCCTCTGATCGGAGAGGCCACACCTGTCAGCTTAGAACC GCGAATAAACATCGGCTGTCATTACCAGGCAGAGATTCCTGAGCTCCAGGAACACTCGCTGGTCGAACAGGATCAGCACAAAGCTACTCTGGTGTGGCTCCCGCTGCCACAGGTGGAATCTTCACCTTCCCAGGATGAGACAG TGGATAATCTAATGAACCTGGCCTGCTCCAGTGTGCTGTATGGAGGAGGAACCAATGTGGAGCTCATGCACCACTGCCTTCATGAGAACGGAGGTGACGTCATG AAAACTCTGGAAGTGTTGTTGCTGAAGAAACCTATTTTTCCCAAAGATCACCACCTTGCCAGCTACCACTACGCGG GGTCAGACTGCTGGACTGTGGATGAAAAGCGCTACTTCAATAAAGGGATCTCTGCTTACAGGAAGGACTTTTTTTTAGTGCAGAAAGTG gtgcagaGTAAAACACTGGCACAGTGTGTGGAATTTTATTACACCTATAAGAAACAGGTGAAGGTCGGGCGCAGCGGGATGCTGATCTACGGCGCGCCGGATCCAGAAGAGCGCGTCCCTGAG ATCCCGCAGATTAAACAAGAGCAACCGGAGGCAGGAGAGGAGAGCAAACACAAGGTGGAGCACGAAGACACCGGTGCAGTTCACCTCCGCAACGTGACGAAGACTCTTCAG GAGGGGAAAGTCTTGGTGCTGAGCAACCCCAAGGTCGTCTCTTTGGAAGAGGTAACCGCGATGAGGCAGGAAACACGGACTCCTCGTTTCTTTGCTCCAAAACCACGTGAGAGTGCAGGGAGGAGAAGCGCACCGTCAAATGCCCCTAAGAGTCAAGGAGAACCTGAGGGCATATTTCCCTGCAAGAAGTGCACCAG GGTGTTCTACAAAGTAAAGAGTCGCAGCGCGCACATGAAGAGCCACGCCGAGCAGGAGAAGAAAGCAGCGGCTCAGCGgcagagagaagaagaggagcGGCTGGCGGCGATGGCCAGGCTCAGAGCAGCAGAGACGGAGAGGTTTGAGGATGATAGCGAACCTGAGGAGTACATGATCGAGCCAGAGAACGAGCGAGACGATGACTGGCGATGA
- the mideasa gene encoding mitotic deacetylase associated SANT domain protein a isoform X1 — translation MSLSPHQRGNVSNLGKQSIEGIEELAQHSGEVFYNAGGVPLEQTNSGAGGRTDPGFDLQNSAIFKPEKGYQLWGNFQQSGPVKWVSQEPVHSSTWFPGLPNSTKVPQNFGPSLSGMEDARGHQALPKANHDMDTLQQEKMSAGSSVPYSEPTQALVPGMEWDSHTMAAMHHSQFQAHQQGHKPGDPQYQPHTMRHSMPDSTLQPFQVAFGPNKQLQTSGFFQAFPGNSAPQNLGYSEPQKSQQQLFLLRQQQQMQQMLHQQQQQQQQQQQQQQQQRLLQIQQQYHHQQKMPEQLQQMQQQDQLHQLQNMLQPESCVTQPVQQDQRLARPPKQPDNSQVKAGPCTLPQQRQDPSPQSPMNKDPDLAQALQENQETKGKAEGEALPRRSRRLSKDGISPPGNPPAKEPARNGGVAGVPGPSVGVIHSTQRRRRTSKEINLETLAQKASEMEFLPAKHEEGMYSRQTGMPPLVIPVSVPVRRNQVPIEQTGSWTREQRLPPESTQQSEHKPSVIVTRRRSLRASDSFKQEDAEEDGRSPDKIKRRPRPEPLVIPPPRPCTFIVPSVYSSISPFQSHLRSPIRLLDNPLSLPPYTPPPILSPVREGSGLYFSTFLSSIAAGSQGLPPLPTPKTSSRSLLRSSSSDITPPMLPLIGEATPVSLEPRINIGCHYQAEIPELQEHSLVEQDQHKATLVWLPLPQVESSPSQDETVDNLMNLACSSVLYGGGTNVELMHHCLHENGGDVMKTLEVLLLKKPIFPKDHHLASYHYAGSDCWTVDEKRYFNKGISAYRKDFFLVQKVVQSKTLAQCVEFYYTYKKQVKVGRSGMLIYGAPDPEERVPEIPQIKQEQPEAGEESKHKVEHEDTGAVHLRNVTKTLQVSENEGKVLVLSNPKVVSLEEVTAMRQETRTPRFFAPKPRESAGRRSAPSNAPKSQGEPEGIFPCKKCTRVFYKVKSRSAHMKSHAEQEKKAAAQRQREEEERLAAMARLRAAETERFEDDSEPEEYMIEPENERDDDWR, via the exons ATGAGCCTCTCTCCTCATCAGAGAGGGAACGTTAGTAATCTGGGCAAGCAGAGTATTGAAGGCATCGAGGAACTGGCGCAGCATTCAGGCGAGGTCTTCTACAACGCCGGCGGTGTGCCGTTGGAGCAGACGAACAGCGGTGCCGGAGGAAGGACCGACCCCGGATTTGATCTCCAAAACTCGGCTATTTTTAAACCTGAGAAAGGCTATCAACTTTGGGGTAATTTTCAGCAATCAGGTCCAGTGAAATGGGTGTCTCAAGAGCCAGTGCACTCCTCCACTTGGTTTCCAGGCCTACCAAATTCAACTAAAGTGCCCCAGAACTTTGGACCTTCTCTGAGTGGAATGGAGGATGCACGAGGACATCAAGCTTTACCCAAGGCCAATCACGATATGGACACCTTGCAGCAAGAGAAAATGTCTGCAGGCTCCTCTGTGCCCTACTCCGAACCAACGCAAGCTCTAGTACCCGGAATGGAATGGGACTCTCATACCATGGCAGCCATGCATCATTCCCAGTTCCAGGCTCACCAGCAGGGCCACAAACCAGGAGACCCACAGTACCAGCCTCACACCATGCGCCACTCCATGCCCGACTCTACTCTACAACCCTTTCAGGTGGCGTTTGGACCCAACAAGCAACTTCAGACCTCAGGATTCTTTCAGGCTTTTCCAGGAAACAGTGCACCACAGAATTTGGGTTACAGCGAACCACAAAAatcacagcagcagctctttCTTTTACGACAGCAGCAGCAAATGCAGCAAATGTTGcaccagcaacaacaacaacaacaacaacaacaacaacaacagcaacaacaacgaCTGCTCCAAATTCAACAGCAATACCACCATCAGCAGAAAATGCCGGAACAGCTGCAGCAGATGCAGCAGCAGGATCAACTGCACCAGCTGCAAAACATGCTGCAACCAGAATCATGTGTTACGCAACCAGTTCAGCAAGACCAACGACTGGCCAGACCACCCAAGCAACCGGACAACAGTCAGGTCAAAGCAGGGCCTTGTACGTTGCCTCAACAAAGACAGGACCCAAGTCCGCAGTCACCAATGAACAAAGATCCAGATCTTGCTCAAGCACTTCAGGAGAATCAAGAAACCAAAGGCAAAGCCGAAGGCGAAGCTCTCCCTCGGCGCTCCAGAAGACTCTCAAAAGACGGCATCTCCCCTCCAGGCAACCCGCCAGCCAAGGAACCGGCCCGTAACGGAGGCGTCGCCGGTGTTCCGGGACCTTCAGTAGGGGTTATCCATAGCAcacagagaaggaggaggacGTCCAAAGAGATCAACCTCGAGACTCTGGCGCAGAAGGCTTCGGAGATGGAGTTTTTGCCTGCAAAG CATGAGGAGGGCATGTATAGCAGACAGACAGGGATGCCTCCTCTGGTGATCCCCGTGTCTGTACCTGTTCGGAGGAATCAGGTCCCGATAGAGCAGACAGGCAGCTGGACGCGTGAGCAGAGGCTTCCTCCAGAAAGTACGCAACAGTCCGAGCACAAGCCCTCTGTTATCGTGACACGCCGCCGCTCATTAAGGGCCTCTGACAGTTTCAAGCAG GAGGACGCGGAGGAGGACGGAAGATCCCCGGACAAGATAAAGCGCCGCCCGCGACCTGAGCCCCTGGTCATCCCTCCGCCCAGACCGTGCACGTTCATCGTCCCTTCCGTCTACTCCAGCATCTCGCCCTTCCAGAGCCACCTGCGCTCCCCTATACGCCTGCTGGACAACCCTCTGTCTCTGCCACCGTACACTCCTCCTCCCATCCTGTCACCTGTGCGCGAGGGCTCGGGACTTTACTTCTCCACCTTCCTGTCCTCAATAGCAGCGGGAAGTCAGGGCTTGCCTCCACTGCCAACACCCAAAACCTCCTCCAGGAGCCTCCTGCGCTCAA GCAGTTCTGACATTACTCCTCCGATGCTCCCTCTGATCGGAGAGGCCACACCTGTCAGCTTAGAACC GCGAATAAACATCGGCTGTCATTACCAGGCAGAGATTCCTGAGCTCCAGGAACACTCGCTGGTCGAACAGGATCAGCACAAAGCTACTCTGGTGTGGCTCCCGCTGCCACAGGTGGAATCTTCACCTTCCCAGGATGAGACAG TGGATAATCTAATGAACCTGGCCTGCTCCAGTGTGCTGTATGGAGGAGGAACCAATGTGGAGCTCATGCACCACTGCCTTCATGAGAACGGAGGTGACGTCATG AAAACTCTGGAAGTGTTGTTGCTGAAGAAACCTATTTTTCCCAAAGATCACCACCTTGCCAGCTACCACTACGCGG GGTCAGACTGCTGGACTGTGGATGAAAAGCGCTACTTCAATAAAGGGATCTCTGCTTACAGGAAGGACTTTTTTTTAGTGCAGAAAGTG gtgcagaGTAAAACACTGGCACAGTGTGTGGAATTTTATTACACCTATAAGAAACAGGTGAAGGTCGGGCGCAGCGGGATGCTGATCTACGGCGCGCCGGATCCAGAAGAGCGCGTCCCTGAG ATCCCGCAGATTAAACAAGAGCAACCGGAGGCAGGAGAGGAGAGCAAACACAAGGTGGAGCACGAAGACACCGGTGCAGTTCACCTCCGCAACGTGACGAAGACTCTTCAGGTCAGTGAGAAC GAGGGGAAAGTCTTGGTGCTGAGCAACCCCAAGGTCGTCTCTTTGGAAGAGGTAACCGCGATGAGGCAGGAAACACGGACTCCTCGTTTCTTTGCTCCAAAACCACGTGAGAGTGCAGGGAGGAGAAGCGCACCGTCAAATGCCCCTAAGAGTCAAGGAGAACCTGAGGGCATATTTCCCTGCAAGAAGTGCACCAG GGTGTTCTACAAAGTAAAGAGTCGCAGCGCGCACATGAAGAGCCACGCCGAGCAGGAGAAGAAAGCAGCGGCTCAGCGgcagagagaagaagaggagcGGCTGGCGGCGATGGCCAGGCTCAGAGCAGCAGAGACGGAGAGGTTTGAGGATGATAGCGAACCTGAGGAGTACATGATCGAGCCAGAGAACGAGCGAGACGATGACTGGCGATGA